A single region of the Triticum dicoccoides isolate Atlit2015 ecotype Zavitan chromosome 2B, WEW_v2.0, whole genome shotgun sequence genome encodes:
- the LOC119360917 gene encoding eukaryotic translation initiation factor 3 subunit A-like, whose amino-acid sequence MTPSATHHRRSPRGIRAHLRRRHNAATARTPPLAGATARALAAGLWRLRHAERQAVNPGPLQRDAHSPRSPRHRRKGKAKLCNGNKTRCGLGVGIACRNHSILDKIDACAVDLPYGCWMEKATKWDQQHVCLHNMLASHDPCRLPPHVHHARAMPAHGHASALAVALEAELDKARARISELEDEKRVMRKKVERFLRKLTEEKASWKSRMRDKAQHVIATSKEDVETERRHRRQLEAANGKLVKELAEAKASAKQAAQSYEMERKAREMMEDACEELTKEVEEDQAEVELLRRECLGMREEMEEERRMLQMAEVWREERVQMKLSDAKLALEHKYSQLNRLQAEMESFLRKDGKSIDANNSTLREARMISEAASSVRLRGVKELSHRNPHAPEDVDRVFQQLCRREGTASGGSPASNLHSVSPATDIFLEKLDGSADLENGSGSSWDTPDRDRRRDSCASAGTSDRSVARASNASLLSNGKGGSGLTDQVHHPSPSRGATGKNTALIRRLWRSAISESRKKTAGSAGATPTSEQRSTLITPTLPVGERCSSSYLVKPQQQRQRSHESKGLERGPHKHKQKQSLQEKLLEARMDDRKPSPSSAAKHKTQLAACN is encoded by the exons ATGACCCcctccgccactcatcatcgccggaGCCCCCGTGGCATCCGGGCTCACCTGAGGCGACGCCACAATGCCGCCACGGCGAGgacgccgccgctcgccggcgccaCGGCAAGGGCGCTCGCCGCCGGGCTCTGGAGGCTCCGCCACGCCGAGCGGCAGGCGGTCAACCCCGGCCCTCTGCAGCGCGACGCTCATTCTCCC CGTAGCCCCCGACACCGAAGAAAAGGGAAAGCGAAACTCTGCAATGGCAACAAAACGCGGTGCGGTTTGGGCGTCGGAATCGCATGCAGAAATCATAGCATTTTAGACAAG ATCGATGCCTGCGCTGTGGACTTACCATATGGTTGTTGGATGGAGAAGGCAACCAAATGGGACCAGCAGCATGTCTGCCTGCACAACATGCTGGCTTCACATGATCCTTGCCGGCTACCACCACATGTTCATCACGCCCGTGCAATGCCGGCTCACGGCCATGCTTCGGCGTTGGCGGTGGCGCTGGAGGCCGAGCTTGACAAGGCCCGTGCTCGGATCAGCGAGCTCGAGGACGAGAAGCGCGTGATGAGGAAGAAGGTGGAGCGGTTCCTGAGGAAGCTCACGGAGGAGAAGGCGTCGTGGAAGAGCAGAATGCGTGACAAGGCTCAGCACGTGATCGCCACGTCAAAAGAGGACGTCGAGACGGAGAGGCGTCaccggcggcagctggaggcggccAACGGCAAGCTGGTGAAGGAGCTGGCGGAGGCCAAGGCGTCGGCGAAGCAGGCGGCGCAGAGCTACGAGATGGAGCGCAAGGCGCGGGAGATGATGGAGGACGCGTGCGAGGAGCTgacgaaggaggtggaggaggaccaggcggaggtggagcTCCTGCGGCGCGAATGCCTGGGCATGCGTgaggagatggaggaggagcgCCGGATGCTGCAGATGGCGGAGGTGTGGCGCGAGGAGAGGGTCCAGATGAAGCTCTCGGACGCCAAGCTCGCGCTGGAGCACAAGTACTCGCAGCTCAACCGGCTGCAGGCCGAGATGGAGTCGTTCCTGCGGAAAGACGGCAAGAGCATCGACGCCAACAACTCCACGTTGCGGGAGGCACGGATGATCAGCGAGGCGGCGAGCTCCGTTCGGCTCCGCGGCGTCAAGGAGCTGAGCCATCGGAACCCTCATGCCCCGGAGGACGTGGATCGGGTGTTCCAGCAGCTTTGCCGGAGAGAAGGGACGGCAAGCGGCGGCAGCCCGGCGTCCAACCTTCACTCCGTCAGCCCGGCGACGGACATCTTCTTGGAAAAGCTCGACGGCTCCGCCGACCTGGAGAACGGCAGTGGCAGTAGCTGGGACACGCCCGACCGTGACCGGCGGCGTGATTCTTGTGCTTCGGCTGGTACCAGCGACCGTTCAGTGGCGCGAGCGAGCAACGCGTCCTTGTTGTCCAATGGCAAAGGAGGCAGCGGGCTCACTGATCAGGTTCACCATCCAAGTCCAAGCAGGGGCGCCACTGGGAAGAACACGGCGTTGATACGGCGGCTCTGGAGGTCGGCGATCAGCGAGAGCAGGAAGAAAACAGCTGGATCTGCAGGGGCGACGCCGACATCGGAACAGAGGTCAACACTGATCACCCCGACATTGCCGGTTGGGGAGCGGTGCAGCTCATCCTACTTGGTGAAAccgcagcagcagcggcagagaaGCCACGAATCCAAAGGATTGGAGCGAGGGCCGCACAAGCACAAGCAGAAGCAAAGCCTGCAGGAGAAGCTTCTGGAGGCTAGGATGGATGATCGCAAGCCCTCGCCCAGCTCTGCTGCCAAGCACAAGACGCAGCTAGCGGCATGCAACTGA